Within Thermus sp. CCB_US3_UF1, the genomic segment CCCGGGCCTCGGGGGAGTTATCCCCCCTAATCGCCCACCCGCCCCCGACCCAGGCAGCGTGGGCGTCCCTGAGGAACTCCTCCTTCTCCGTGGGGTTGGCACGGAGAAGGACCCCCAGCGTCGCCAGGGCCTCCTCAGGCGTCCGGGGGGACCGCCCGAGGGCCTCCACCACCTTCGCAATCCACCTTTCCGCTCCCATAGGGCCTTCATTATACCACGGTAGTAGAGTAGACAAGGGCGGATTTGCGGTGTATAGTGAAAGTGCCACCACCTTTACCACCTCTTCCGCCCATAGTGCCTTCCGGGGTCCTTCGGGGCCCCGAAAGGTTTCTTTACGGACGTAGTGTTTCTGGGGCGCTAGTTATACGAGGCGGGGGGTTTAGTATCCTAAGCTCGTGCCCTTCTTGCTTATCGGGTTGCTCGTCGTGGTCGTGTCAAGAGTTATGTGTAAGAGTCTGTGTACGGGGGGCATACCGCTCCTGAAGCATCTTCTCCAGCACCTCCTTCACCTCCGAGAACCCCTTTAGTTTCCGTTCTGCCCACCTCCCTTCCTGCCTCTCCGACTCCAGGTAAAGAAGCTTGTACACCGCCTCTTCCTTAGGAAACTTGTGGTCCCGCACCTTCGTCCCCCGCCGCACTTCCCGGATAAACCGCTCCATCAGGTTGGTGCTCCGCAGGTACGGCCAAAGCACCTTGGGGTACCCGTAGAACCGCAGGAAGGCCCCCGAATCCTGTACCCAAAGCCCCACCACCCCCGGGTACCGCGAACCCCAGGCGGCCTTCACCTCCTCCAAGGCCCCAAGAGCTTCTTCCCGGCTCTCCGCCCCGTACACCCGCCTCAGGTCCTCCGCCAGCAGGCCCCGGTCCCGCGCCCGCACCTGGGACAGGCTCCACCGCACCCCGTGCACCACGCACCGCTGCCATTCCGCCTGAGGGTAGACCCTGCGGATCGCTTCAGGAAGCCCGGGCAGCCCGTCGGTGATGAAGAGCAATACCCGCCGCAGGCCCCGCTGCCAAAGCTCCCCCAGGACCCCCTCCCATCCCAGGGCGCTCTCCGTGGGCAACAGCCAAAACCCCAGGACCCGCCTCTCCCCATTAGGGGCGATGCCCAGGGCCACATACACGCTTTCCCGTACGATCCCTTCTCCTTCCCTGAAGACCTTTAGGGAAAGCCCGTCCAGGTAGACGAAGGCCATCTCCTCGGGCAAAGGCCGGGTGCGGAAGGCTCCTGCCGCCTCCAGGACCTCGTCCGTCAGGGCGCTCAGGGTCTCGTGGGAGTAGCGGTGGCCTAAGAGCAGGCTCAGTATCTCGGCCGCCTTGCGCTGACTGACCCCGGCGGCGTAAAGGGCTACCGCCACTTCCCCCACGTCCACCAGGCGGCGGACGTAGGGCTTAAGGAAAGCCGGGTAATACCGAGATTCCCGATCCCTAGGGACCTTCAGGTCCACCTGGCCGAAGGTGGTCTCCAGCTTGCGGGGGTAGTAGCCGTTCCTGCGGCCTCCGTGCACCTGCAAGAAGGCCGTCCGGTCCAGCTCCAGAACCGTCTGCAGAACCTCGGCTACTGTCTCCCGCACCGCTTCCCTCAGCAAGATCCGCAAGGTATCCTGGTCCACGGGGCACCTCCTCGTGCTAAGGTGTGCCCCCCTATTAAACACGGACCCCTCAGTACACGTCAAAACGTGGGACCACCCCTTTAGGATGGACCTGCGCCCACGTGGATGGGCAGGTACCCATAGGAGGTGGTCCCCATGGAACAGCTTACCCCACTCATCAACGCCTTGAAGCGATACTGGAAGGCCGACCTCAGGCGCCTCACCTTCCTGGCCGCCCTGGTGATGGCTCTGGTCACCGCCCGCACCACAAGCGGCCCCAGACTCGCTCTTTCCCTCGGCTCCATAGCCAGCCCTGACCCCCGCTCCGCCTACCGAAGGTTCCAGCGGTTCTTGGCCTGGCCGGGGCTGGACGGGGAGGGCTATGCCCGCTTCATCTTCGCCCTCCTCCGACCCCAAGGGCTCCTCCTGGTCATGGACCGGACCGAGTGGGAGCTGGGGAAGAGCAAGGTCAACCTCCTGATGCTGGCCTTCCTGTACCAAGGCCTGGCCGTCCCCCTGTTCTGGAGCTTCCTTCCCCACGACGGCAACTCCTCCACCCCCGAACGCATCGCCCTGATGGAGAGGGCCTTGGCTTTCCTGAGGGCCCACTTCCCCCACCTCCGGGTGGAGGGGTTCCTGGCGGATCGGGAGTTCATAGGGGAGGCGTGGTTCCGGTACCTGGAGGAGAAGGGCATCCCCCGGTGCATCCGAATCAAGGCCAACACCCGGATGTGGCGGTTGGGCTCGGGCCCTCGGGCCTGGGAGCTCTTTGCCTCCCTGAAGGTGGGAGAGAGCCGGGTGCCCAGGCGGCGGTACTGGGTCTACGGGCGGCGCATGTGGGTGGTGGGGTTGCGCCTTGGGGTCCGGGAGTGGCTGATTGTGGCTACGGACCTGGACCCTCACCGGGTGCTGGAGGTGTACGGGCTCAGGTGGGGGATAGAGCGGCTCTTTGGGGCCCTGAAGGGGCGGGGATTTGACCTGGAGGCCACGCACGTGACGCGGGGGGAGAGGCTTTCGCGGCTTTTGGTCCCCTTGAGCCTGGCCTTCGTGTGGGCGTTTCGGACGGGGCTTGTGCTGCACCGGGTGCGTCCGGTGAGGCCCAAGAAGCACGGGAGGCTGGGACAGAGCCTCTTCCGGGCGGGGCTGGACCTGCTCACCCTTTGGGCGCTTGCCCTCTGGGGTGCAGGGGGAGGAAGGCGCGGAAGTCCCTTGGGGTTATGCCCTATGGAGGTTTTGACGTGTACATAGCACGGACCCTTACACATAAATCCTTACACGACCCCGGCTTCTGGTGGACCTCTACCTGCTGAGGCGCCTGCCTCCCCTTGAGGCCAACGTGGGGAAGCGCCTGGTGAAAAGCTCCAAGCTCTACCTGCGGGACAGCGGTCTGGTCCACGCCCTGCTGGGGATCCAAAGCCTCGAGGACCTCCTGGCCCATCCAGTGGTGGGCGGAAGCTACGAGGGCTTTGTGGTGGAGAACCTGGTCCGGGTCCTGCCCGATGGGGGAGAGGCCTTCTTCTACCGCACCCGGGCGGGGGCCATCTGGCTTGCGAGGAAGCGGCGGAAGATCAGGTCATAAAGCCGCCCGTGGGCCTCGGAAAGGGGCAGGGCCTGGAAAAGCCCTGCCTCCTCCAGGTCCTCGGGCCAGAGGGGGCGGGTGGGGCGGATGGCCTCGTGGGCGCCGCCCTCCCCCCAGGGCCGGGGGCGGGCGTACTCCGGGCCGAAGCGGGCCTCGATGAGCCTCCGGGCCAAGGCCATGCCCTCCGGGGCCACCCGGGTGGCGTCGGTGCGGTGGTAGGTGATGAGGCCCGCCTCAAAGAGGTCCTGGGCCAGGGCCATGGCCTCCGGCACGCGGAACCCCTCCCGGGAGGCGTCGGCGAGGAGGGCGTCCGTGGTGTAGGGGGGAAGGGGGTTTTGCTCCCGCTCTGCCTCCTCCAGGACCTCCAGGAGGAGGACCCTCTCCCTGACCTCGTCGGGAAAGCGTAAGGCAAGGCCCCGAAGGGCCACCTCGGTGAAGGGCAGGCGGGTTCGGGCCTCCCGCTCCCGGGCGATGACCCAGCCCAGGACCGGCGTCTGGACGCGCCCGGCGGAGAGGCCCCGGCGGCCAAGAAGCCTTTGCAGGTCCTCCGAGAGGGCGAAGCCGACCCAGCGGTCGGCGATCCTGCGGACCATCTGGGCCTCCACCAGGTCCTCCTTCACCTCCTGGGGATGCCTCAGGGCCTCGAGGAAGGCCCGGGGGGTGACGGCGTGGAACTCGCCCCGCACCACCTCCCTCCCGAAGGCGCGGAGGGCGAGGTAGACGTCATAGGCGATCTTCTCCCCTTCGGTGTCGGGGTCGGTGGCGAGGAGGAAGTCCTGGGCCTCCAGGGCCAGGCTCCTTAGCGCCTGGAGGGCCCGGTCGCGGTCGGGCTGGCTCTCCGTCCCGTCGGGGCACAAGGGGTCCGGGACGCTCCCCTCGGGGCAGGCCCGCAAGGGGTGTAGGCGGGGGCCGTCTCCACCCCGTAAAGCCCGCCCCGGAGGGCGAGGTCGGTGACGTGGCCCCGGGTGGCGGTGACCACCAGGTACCCCTCCTCGGCGAGGGCCTCGTAGACCACGAGGCCGGGGAGGTAGCGGCGCATGGGCCGGCCGAAGAAGCCGGCCAGGGTGCGGGCCTTGTTGGGCGACTCCACCACCACCACCCGCTCGGGCAGGGCAAGGCTACCCCGCTCCCCCGGGCGAGCCGTTCCCGGTCCTCGTCCACGCGCTTCAAGAGGGCCTCGAGGTCCGCCTCGGCCACGGGGAGAGGCGGCGCCTCCAGGAGGTAGCCGAGCCGGCGCACGAGGGCGGTGAAGGCCTTCCTGTCCTCGGCGAGGAGGAGGGCGAGGCCCTGGGTGAGCCCCGCCGGGGTGAGGCGGCTCGTCCGCCCCGAGGCCTGGAGGTAGCCGGTGACGTCGGCGAAGACCAGGACGGGCTTTTCCCCCACGAAGGTGAGCCCCACCTCGGGGCTTTCCGCCACGCGGGCGCGGAAGGCGGGGTCGGCGAGCCGCTCCAGGAGGGCTTCTCGCAGGGGGGCGACCTCCTTCTCCTGGAGCCCGGGCCTCCTGGCGAGGCTTCGGACCAGGGCCTTAAGCCTTGGGTCCTCCAGGAGGGGCAAAAGGGCAGGGGGTTGCGCCAGGAGGCGAACCCCACGAGGAGGTCTGCCTCGCCCCGCCGGAAGGCCTCGAGCGCCTCGGGCTCCAGATAGGCCTTGGCCCTGAGGCCCCGGGCCCGGAGGAAGCGGGCGAGGTCCAGGGCGGCCTCCTTCGGCAGGTCCCCGGGGAGGAAGAAAAGCCCCCCCTTTCCAAGCCGCCCCGCCCACTCCGCCCCCCTGGCCCAGAGTTCCTCCTGGGAGAGCCCGAAGGCCTCCTCGTAGAGGTCGGCTACCTTGCGCAGGGCGAAGCTCGGCGTGCCCACCTCAAAGCCCAAAAGCTCGCGGAAGAGGTGGACCCGCGGCGAGTGCGGCCTTGCGGTGGCGCTCGCCACGGCGAGGACCCCCCGGGCCTTCCCCCTCAGCCTTTCGGCCCTCCGCTCGGCCTCCTCAGGGTGCCTCCTCCGGAGCCGGATGAGGGCGAGGCCCTTCTCCACGTCCTCGGGGGCGAAGCCCAGAAGCCCCAGGACCCGGTCCACGTTCCGCGCCGACTTGAGGAGGCTGGCCACATCGTCCACGAAGAGGAAGTCCACGGGCCGGGGGAGCCGGGCGTGGTTTTTGTGGAGGAAGGCCACGGTGAAGAGGCCGATGGGGCGGCCGCCCTCGAGGAGGGCTTCCTTCTCCCGGGGCTTCCCGGTGTAGGCGGCGAAGGGGGCGCCCAGGGCCCGAAGCCGCTCCGCCGCCTGGGCCACGAGGAGGCGGGTGGGGAAGACGAGGTAGCTCCGCCGCCCCTCCCTGGCAAGCCAGCTGGCGGTGAGGAGGCCGAAGGTGGTCTTGCCGATCCCCGTGGGGGCGAGCATGGCGAAGGAGCGCCCCTGCACCACCCGCGCGGCCCAGGCCCGCTGCCGCGGCCAGGGCGGGGCGCCCACCTGGGCCGTAAAGAAGCGGGTCCAGTCGGCGAGGGCCTTTTCCTGGGCGGCGAAATGGGCGAGCGCCCCGGGGAGGGGAGGCTTTTGGGGGTCCGGCTGGCAGCGGGCGCAGGCAAGCCCCGCAGCGAGGCGCTCGCTTTCCGCCTCGCCGCCGCAGTTTGGGCAGTAGGCGGCGTAGCGCGTCGGGATCACGGCCCCATCCTAACCCGAAAAGCCCTGGGCCCCTCGGCGAAGGGCACGGGCCGGCGGTGGCCGGGGAGGAAGGCGAGCTCCTTTTGCGCCAGGTCCTGGAGACGGGGACCGAGGTCTTGCAGATCCTGCTGGACGCCGACCAGGGCCATGCCCAGGGGGCGTACTCTGCGGCCTTCTTTCGGGAACACGGCGGCCGCAAGAACGGCCACTACCCCCGTAGGCTGGAAACCGCCTTCGGCCAGGTGGCCCTTCGGGGCGGCGAACTTCAGGAAGCGCTTGTTGAGGTCCACCTCGCCAAAGAGGGAGAGCCCCGGTACCTGCTCCACGGGCAGGTGGCGCTTGTGCTCGGGGGTTTCCAGGACGATGGTGTTGGCCATCCCGCCAAGCCTTCCCGAGGAGAAGGCGTAGACCGGCTTAACCATCCCCTTCTTCCACGAAGTGGAGCTCAAAGTAGGCGCACCCCGAGCAGGCTGGGATCCTCTTGGGGGGTGGAGGGGTGGGCCTTTACAAGAGCGCCCGAAGGGCCTCCTCCTTGCGCATCCCGTGGGCCAGGGCATGGGGCGGGCTTTTCCGGTAGCGCTGGGCCTCGTGGAAGCCCTGTGCCTCCAGGTCCTGGTAGAGGCTTCCCCCCAGGGCCACGTCCCTTCCCTGGAGGCCCTTTTCCGCCGCATACCGGGCCAGGAAAGGTTCTTGGGTGTCCCGCTCGGGGCTCACCCCCGGAGCCTCGGGTGGGACCCCTCCCCGAAGCAGGCGGGATCGGTATCCCCGCCCCCCGGGAGGCGGAAAGGATCCGCTCCAGCCTCTCCGGGGGTTAGGGGGACGTGGGCGAGGCCCCTATGGGAGAGGGCCTTTAGGTGGGGCTAAAAAACGCCCCGAAGAACCTTCGGGCCAGGGAGGATCTGGGTGGCCCCGCCGATAAGGCGCATGGACCCCGCAGCACAACCCCAAGGTCCCTAGCCACCGGAATGGACCAGGTAGCGGAAGCCCAAAGGCGGGATCTCCACCTGGTTCCGGTAGGTGCGCCCCTCGAGGGGGTCCCGCCAGCCCCCCGGGGGCAGGGGCAGGGGGGTGGCCTCGAGGCCGCTATTGAAGGCCGCTAACACCTCGCCTTCTCCCGGCTCCCCGCGGAAGAAGGCGAGCAGGTGGCCTTCCCCCAGATACCCCCGGAAGACCGCGCTCCTCAGGGCGGGGAGCTCCCGGCGCAGCCAGGCCAGCCCTTGGTAAAAGGCCAGGGTCTCCCCGCGGCACCGGTCCCACTGAAAGGGGTACCGTTGGAGGTCGTACGGGGGCTTATCGGGTTTCTCCCCGGTAAAGCCGCACTCGTCCCCCTGGAAGGTCACCGGGACCCCGGGGAGGGCGTAGAGGAGTGCTGCGGCCAACCGCTGCCGGGCCCGGGCCTCGGAGCTTGGGACGTCCCCTAGGCCCCCGCCCCCCACCTCGGTGAGGAGCCGGGCGGTGTCGTGGGAGCTGATCAGGTTGAAGCCCATGCCGGCCACGGCCTCGGGGTAGAGGGCGTAGGTCCGGGAGAGGTCGGCCAAGGCCCGCCTCCCGTTGTAAAGGGCCAGGCTTCCCCCCTTGGCGAAGCGCAACAGGATGTCCCGGCCGATGGCGTAGTTCATCAGGGAGTCAAACTCGTCTCCCTGGAGCCAGCTTGTATCGCGCTGCCAGATCTCGCCCACCAGGTAGGCCTCGGGCTTGAGCCCCTTGAGTTCGGTCCGGAGGGCCTTGAAGAAGCCGTGGGCATCCAGGAGATCCCCGGGCACGTCCACCCGCACGCCGTCAAAGCCGAAGCGCAGCCAGTACTTGGCGACCTCTAGGAGGTAGCGCCGGACCCCCGGGTTGGCGGTGTTGAGCTTCGGCAGGTTCCCCAGGCCCCACCAGCCCTCGTAGGCCTGGCCGTCCCCCGGCGTGAAGGGCCAGCGCTTGATGAAGTACCAGTTCCAGTAGGGGGAAGCCGGCCCCCGCCGGACCACGTCCTGGAAGGCCCAGAAGCCCAGGCCGGTGTGGTTGGGTACGAAGTCAAAGATGACCCGCATTCCCCGGCGGTAGGCCTCCTCCAAAAGTTTCTTCAGGAGGGTCTTGTCGCCGAACTTGGGCGAGACCTCGAGGTGGTCGTGGGTGTCGTAACCGTGGGCCGAGCCCGAGTCAAAGAGGGGGTTGAAGTAGATCAGGCGCACCCCCAGGGCCTCGAGGTGGGGAAGCTTGGCCAGGACGCCCCCGAAGTACTGGTGGCAGCAGTGGTGCACGCTGGGCGGGTCGGTCCAGCCCGAGAGGTGGGGTCCCATCTCTCCCGAGCGCTGCCAGACCAGGTTGAACCGGTACTCATCGGTCTCCAGGGCCTTGGCGTCGTTGCTGGGGTCGCCGTTGAAGAAGCGCTCCGGGAAGATCTGGTAGCCCACCCCTTCCCCTACCCAGGGCACCTCGGCAAAGGGGTGCGCAGGGGGGGTAAAGGGGCCAAAGACCTCTTCCCGGCCGTCTTGGGTCTGGACCCGGATGCGGTACGCCCCGATCCCAGGCGCCACCGCCACGCGCCACACCTCGGTTCCCGGGAAAAAGAGCTGGCGGTGCATGGGGAACCGCTCCCCGCCCGCCTCCAGCCAGGCCTTGGCGACCGCCCCTTCGGCGGCGCTAAAGCGAAGGGAAAGCTTCCCGTCCGCCAGGGAGAGGTAGCGGGCCTCCTTGGGGTCATGGGCGAACTCCAGGGCCACCGGCCCGCCCGGGGCTACTGGGGCCTGGACCACGATCACCGCGTTCTGGCCGCCGAAGCCGTCGTCCACACAACCTGCGGCCGTGGGGTCCACCATTGGGGTGCCGAAGGTGGGGTCGTGGCACATGTCCTTGGGCCACTGGCCGTTGATAAAGAACTTGTACTGGTACTCGCCTGGTTCCAGATCCAAGGTTATCGTCCAGGAGCCGTCCTCCTTCTTCATGGGGGTCTCGCCCCAGCCGTTGAACGAGCCCCTGAGGCTCACTGTCCGCACCTCCAACCCCGGGGGCGGGGTGTAGCGGAAGGTGACCGGCACCCCCAAGGCCCAGCCGAGGACCGCTACCAGCGCCAGGATTCGCCGCATATTCCCTCCTGTAAAAGCGCTTCCATACTACCCCAAACTGGGGAAAGCCTCAGCTCAGAGCCGCGAAAAAGCTTGTACACCCCTTCTCCGGAGGAGAGGCCGGTGAAGGGCTAGACGTGCGGGGGGATGTGAACGTGGTGTAGAATGGCTTATATGGTGAAAAAGGTCCACTCCACCACACTAACGGTTGATGCCCAGGGAAGGGTGCTCCTCCCGAGCCCCTTGCGCCGGGCCTTGGGCCTTAGGCCGGGGACCCGGTTGGTGGCCTTGGTGGAGGAGGGTCGCCTGGTGCTGGAACCTTGGGAACGGGTGGAGGAAGCGCTTTGGGAGGAGCTTTCCGACATCAAGGAAAGCCTTACCGAGGAGCTTTTGCGGGAACGGCGCTTGGAGGCCGAGCGGGATGCCTGAGGAAAAACTTCTGGACGCTTCCGCCTTGCTCGCCTACCTGCAAAGGGAGTCCGGCTTCGAGGTGGTGCGCCAGGCCTTGCGTGAGGGGGCGGCCATCAGCGCAGTGAACCTGGCCGAGGTGGTGGGCAAGCTCAAGGGTAGAGGAAAAGACGCGGACCGGATTGTGGCCAGACTGCTGGCGATGGGCCTCGAGGTGGTGCCCTTCACCTTGGAGGAAGCCCTCGAGGCGGGTGCCCTGGATCCCTTGACCCGCCCCTTGGGGTTTTCCCTTGGGGACCGGGCCTGCTTGGCCACGGGGAAGGTGCGGGGCTTGGAGATCCTCACCACAGACCGGGCCTGGAGCCAGATCCCGGGCGTGCGGATACGGGTGGTGCGCTAAGCTCAGGGGGCCGGATCAAACACCTCCCTCATGACCCAGCTGGAGGCGGCCACGGGAAGTCTTTTCCCCAAGGCGCCCCAGTGGGGCAACTACCTGGACATCTGGCGCGTCCTGCCCTTCTTTCACTACTTGAAAAACTCCTTCCTGGTCTGCTCCCTGACCACGGCCTTCGCCCTGGCCGTGGCCACCTTCGCCGGGTACGCCCTCGCCCGGTTCCGCTTCCCCGGAGCGGAGCTTTTTGGGGGAAGCGTCCTCGTGACCCAGGTGATCCCCGGAATCCTCTTCCTGAT encodes:
- a CDS encoding peptidase C26; translation: MSPERDTQEPFLARYAAEKGLQGRDVALGGSLYQDLEAQGFHEAQRYRKSPPHALAHGMRKEEALRALL
- a CDS encoding IS4 family transposase, whose protein sequence is MEQLTPLINALKRYWKADLRRLTFLAALVMALVTARTTSGPRLALSLGSIASPDPRSAYRRFQRFLAWPGLDGEGYARFIFALLRPQGLLLVMDRTEWELGKSKVNLLMLAFLYQGLAVPLFWSFLPHDGNSSTPERIALMERALAFLRAHFPHLRVEGFLADREFIGEAWFRYLEEKGIPRCIRIKANTRMWRLGSGPRAWELFASLKVGESRVPRRRYWVYGRRMWVVGLRLGVREWLIVATDLDPHRVLEVYGLRWGIERLFGALKGRGFDLEATHVTRGERLSRLLVPLSLAFVWAFRTGLVLHRVRPVRPKKHGRLGQSLFRAGLDLLTLWALALWGAGGGRRGSPLGLCPMEVLTCT
- a CDS encoding DNA topoisomerase, yielding MCPDGTESQPDRDRALQALRSLALEAQDFLLATDPDTEGEKIAYDVYLALRAFGREVVRGEFHAVTPRAFLEALRHPQEVKEDLVEAQMVRRIADRWVGFALSEDLQRLLGRRGLSAGRVQTPVLGWVIAREREARTRLPFTEVALRGLALRFPDEVRERVLLLEVLEEAEREQNPLPPYTTDALLADASREGFRVPEAMALAQDLFEAGLITYHRTDATRVAPEGMALARRLIEARFGPEYARPRPWGEGGAHEAIRPTRPLWPEDLEEAGLFQALPLSEAHGRLYDLIFRRFLASQMAPARVR
- a CDS encoding alpha-amylase family glycosyl hydrolase; the protein is MRRILALVAVLGWALGVPVTFRYTPPPGLEVRTVSLRGSFNGWGETPMKKEDGSWTITLDLEPGEYQYKFFINGQWPKDMCHDPTFGTPMVDPTAAGCVDDGFGGQNAVIVVQAPVAPGGPVALEFAHDPKEARYLSLADGKLSLRFSAAEGAVAKAWLEAGGERFPMHRQLFFPGTEVWRVAVAPGIGAYRIRVQTQDGREEVFGPFTPPAHPFAEVPWVGEGVGYQIFPERFFNGDPSNDAKALETDEYRFNLVWQRSGEMGPHLSGWTDPPSVHHCCHQYFGGVLAKLPHLEALGVRLIYFNPLFDSGSAHGYDTHDHLEVSPKFGDKTLLKKLLEEAYRRGMRVIFDFVPNHTGLGFWAFQDVVRRGPASPYWNWYFIKRWPFTPGDGQAYEGWWGLGNLPKLNTANPGVRRYLLEVAKYWLRFGFDGVRVDVPGDLLDAHGFFKALRTELKGLKPEAYLVGEIWQRDTSWLQGDEFDSLMNYAIGRDILLRFAKGGSLALYNGRRALADLSRTYALYPEAVAGMGFNLISSHDTARLLTEVGGGGLGDVPSSEARARQRLAAALLYALPGVPVTFQGDECGFTGEKPDKPPYDLQRYPFQWDRCRGETLAFYQGLAWLRRELPALRSAVFRGYLGEGHLLAFFRGEPGEGEVLAAFNSGLEATPLPLPPGGWRDPLEGRTYRNQVEIPPLGFRYLVHSGG
- a CDS encoding DEAD/DEAH box helicase — encoded protein: MIPTRYAAYCPNCGGEAESERLAAGLACARCQPDPQKPPLPGALAHFAAQEKALADWTRFFTAQVGAPPWPRQRAWAARVVQGRSFAMLAPTGIGKTTFGLLTASWLAREGRRSYLVFPTRLLVAQAAERLRALGAPFAAYTGKPREKEALLEGGRPIGLFTVAFLHKNHARLPRPVDFLFVDDVASLLKSARNVDRVLGLLGFAPEDVEKGLALIRLRRRHPEEAERRAERLRGKARGVLAVASATARPHSPRVHLFRELLGFEVGTPSFALRKVADLYEEAFGLSQEELWARGAEWAGRLGKGGLFFLPGDLPKEAALDLARFLRARGLRAKAYLEPEALEAFRRGEADLLVGFASWRNPLPFCPSWRTQGLRPWSEASPGGPGSRRRRSPPCEKPSWSGSPTPPSAPAWRKAPRWGSPSWGKSPSWSSPTSPATSRPRGGRAASPRRGSPRASPSSSPRTGRPSPPSCAGSATSWRRRLSPWPRRTSRPS
- a CDS encoding type II toxin-antitoxin system VapC family toxin codes for the protein MPEEKLLDASALLAYLQRESGFEVVRQALREGAAISAVNLAEVVGKLKGRGKDADRIVARLLAMGLEVVPFTLEEALEAGALDPLTRPLGFSLGDRACLATGKVRGLEILTTDRAWSQIPGVRIRVVR
- a CDS encoding IS256-like element ISTth4 family transposase: MFNRGAHLSTRRCPVDQDTLRILLREAVRETVAEVLQTVLELDRTAFLQVHGGRRNGYYPRKLETTFGQVDLKVPRDRESRYYPAFLKPYVRRLVDVGEVAVALYAAGVSQRKAAEILSLLLGHRYSHETLSALTDEVLEAAGAFRTRPLPEEMAFVYLDGLSLKVFREGEGIVRESVYVALGIAPNGERRVLGFWLLPTESALGWEGVLGELWQRGLRRVLLFITDGLPGLPEAIRRVYPQAEWQRCVVHGVRWSLSQVRARDRGLLAEDLRRVYGAESREEALGALEEVKAAWGSRYPGVVGLWVQDSGAFLRFYGYPKVLWPYLRSTNLMERFIREVRRGTKVRDHKFPKEEAVYKLLYLESERQEGRWAERKLKGFSEVKEVLEKMLQERYAPRTQTLTHNS
- a CDS encoding DUF4143 domain-containing protein, yielding MDLYLLRRLPPLEANVGKRLVKSSKLYLRDSGLVHALLGIQSLEDLLAHPVVGGSYEGFVVENLVRVLPDGGEAFFYRTRAGAIWLARKRRKIRS
- a CDS encoding toprim domain-containing protein; protein product: MVVVESPNKARTLAGFFGRPMRRYLPGLVVYEALAEEGYLVVTATRGHVTDLALRGGLYGVETAPAYTPCGPAPRGASRTPCAPTGRRASPTATGPSRR
- a CDS encoding AbrB/MazE/SpoVT family DNA-binding domain-containing protein, with the translated sequence MVKKVHSTTLTVDAQGRVLLPSPLRRALGLRPGTRLVALVEEGRLVLEPWERVEEALWEELSDIKESLTEELLRERRLEAERDA